A region of the Haematobia irritans isolate KBUSLIRL chromosome 5, ASM5000362v1, whole genome shotgun sequence genome:
aataataataataataataataataataataataataataataataataataataataataataataataataataataataataataataataataataataataataataataataataataataataataataataataataataataataataataataataataataataataataataataataataataataataataataataataataatataataataataataataataataataataataataataataataataataataataataataataataataataataataataataataataataataataataataataatataataataataataataataataataataataataataataataataataataataataataataataataataataataataataataataataataataataataataataataataataataataataataataataataataataataataataataataataataataataataataataataataataataataataataataataataataataataataataataataataataataataataataataataataataataataataataataataataataataataataataaaataataataataataataataataataataataataataataataataataataataataataattataataataataataataataataataataataataataataataataataataataataataataataataataataataataataataataataataataataataataataataataataataataataataataataataataataataataataataataatataataataataataataataataataataataataataataataataataataataataataataataataataataataataataataataataataataataataataataataataataataataataataataataataataataataataataataataatataataataataataataataataataataataataataataataatataataataatataataataataataataataataataataataataataataataataataataataataataataataataataataataataataataataataataataataataataataataataataataataataataataataataataataataataatataataataataataataataataataataataataataataataataataataataaaataataataataataataataataataataataatataataataataataataataataataataataataataataataataataataataataataataataataataataataataataataataataataataataataataataataataataataataataataataataataataataataataataataataataataataataataataataataataataataataataataataataataataataataataataatataataataataataataataataataataataatataataataataataataataataataataataataataataataataataataataataataataataataataataataataataataataataataataataataataataataataattaataataataataataataataataataataataataataataataataataataataataataataataataataataataataataataataataataataataatataataataataataataataataataataataataataataataataataataataataataataataataatataataataataataataataataataataataataataataataatataataataataataataataataataataataataataataataataataataataataataataataataataataataataataataatataataataataataataataataataataataataataataataataataataataataataataataataataataataataatataataataataataataataataataataataataataataataataataataataataataataataataataataataataataataataataataataataataataataataataataataataataataataataatataataataataataataataataataataataataataataataataataataataataataatataataataataataataataataataataataataataataataataataataataataataataataataataataataataataataataataataataataataataataataataataataataataataatataataataataataataataataataataataataataataataataataataataataataataataataataataataataataataataataataataataataataataataataataataataataataataataataataataataataataataataataatataataataataataataataataataataataataataataataataataataataataataataataataataataataataataataataataataataataataataataataataataataataaaataataataataataataataataataataataataataataataataataatataataataataataataataataataataataataataataataataataataataataataataataatataataataataataataataataataataataataataataataataataataataataataataataataataataataataataataataataatataataataataataataataataataaaataataataataataataataataataataataataataatataataataataataataataataataataataatataataataataataataataataataataataataataataataataataataataataataataataataataataataataataataataataataataataataataataataataataataataataataataataataataataataataataataataataataataataataataataataataataataataataataataataataataataataatataataataataataataataataataataataataataataataataatataataataataataataataataataataataataataataataataataataataataataataataataataataataataataataataataataataataataataatatatataataNNNNNNNNNNNNNNNNNNNNNNNNNNNNNNNNNNNNNNNNNNNNNNNNNNNNNNNNNNNNNNNNNNNNNNNNNNNNNNNNNNNNNNNNNNNNNNNNNNNNGAtacatcataaataaacttttttgaagtttccttaaaattgcttcagatttaaacgtttgccatattttttactaacattgtgtatgtatttgggacaaacctttatatagcccccaacacatttgacgtatgtgttatggtatcgaaaattttgatctacaaagtggtgcagggtataatatatatatatatatatatatatatatatatatatatatatatatatatatatatatatatatatatatatatatatatatatatatatatatatatatatatatatatatatatatatatatatatatatatatatatatatatatatatatatatatatatatatatatatatatatatataatatatatatatatatatatatatatatatatatatatatatatatatatatatatttatttatttatttatttacacagcATAATTAGCAGCTGGttacagtaaaataaaaagtatgacgcttataatacattaaaaataaaataaaataaaatatatctatataatCTATTTTAGAAATTGTAGGGACAATAGAAGATTTATAGGCGGGATTGGGACTAAGAATTGgatacaaacaacaaaaaaacaagagaaaaaaagaagagaaaaaaaaaacgataagaTAAGGAACAATTTTACAACAAGAATTGGGAATATAGTGTAAAGCTGGAGTAAATTCATTGCGAAAAAACTGGGATACCAGGGATAGAATGGGTTTTGTATTAGACGAATTATGGGTCACGAACTAAGAGAATCAGGAACTAGGATGAATCAGGAACTAGGATGAATCAGGAACTAGGATGAATCAGGAACATGGTGATAGCAGGAATAAGAACAGCAGGAACGGATACAGGAAATGACGCCAAAGCATAGTAGGAGCATAGTAGGTATGTTGAAAGGAAGAAATTTAGGCAATTACAAGTCAGGAACCAGGAAGAATCAGGAACACAGCAGTATAAGGATGAATCAGGAACTAGGGTGAATCAGGAACATGGTGATAGCAGGAATAAGAGCAGCAGGAACGGATACAGGAAATGACGCCAAAGCATAGTAGGTATGTTGAAAGGAAGAAATTTAGGCAATTACAAGTCAGGATCCAGGAAGAATCAGGAACACAGCAGTATaaggaaatggaaaataaaatcggaGAGAATAATATCGCTTGAACGGGAGTTATTGCAGGAACATGGTGATAGCAGGAATCAGGAACACAGTGATAGCATGAATAAGGATAGCAGGAACGAACACAGAAAATTACGTTAATGGACAGGAGCATAATAGGGAGTTATTGCAGGAACAGACAGGAACAATAAAATACGAAATACGATATAATTATAGTTGACAACCCATTAGAGCACAAATCTAATCCATAATAGCGCGTTTTATACAAGATATGGAATCAGTgagtgaaaataaattaaaagaatgGTTAAACTCAATTATAAGACGATTCAATGGGCTATTGGCCTCGTAGTTGTACTTGAATAGTGGTAGTCTCAAGGGCAAAAAATGTCTCATTGGCCGACTTGGTACAACAAAGTTCAAGTGTCCAATCAAGAAATCTGAGTCAATCATACCATTAACCAActtcacaataaataaaatatccagCATGCGCCGTCTTCTCTCAAGGGTTGGCAAATCTATCAGCCTCAATCTATTCACGTATGGAGGTAACTCCGTCACGTCACCCCATCCTAATCCCCAACAGAAAATTCCTTTGCACTGCCTCGATCCTATCAATATGACAATTGTAAAAAGGAGACCAAATAATAGAACCATATTCAAGAATCGGACGCACAAGAGACGTATATAACCGCTTACCTAGGTAAGGGTCATCAAACTCCTTCGACCAACGCTTTATAAAACCTAAAACAGACATAGCCTTCCCAACACAGCTATCAATGTGGtagttaaaattcaatttagtgTCCAAACATacccccaaatccttaaaacaaGATACCTTCTCCAGATAATAGTCATCGATATGATAATCAGTAGACAAAGCACACCTTCTCGAAAAAGTCATACTCTTACACTTCCCCCTATTAAGAGTCATACAATTCACAACGCACCAATTAATCAACCTATCAAAGTCCCCTTGCAACCTAGCAGAATCTACATCTGAAGAGACAGATGCAAAAAGTTTcacatcgtcagcatacattAGTATCCTTGAAAATCGAATAATATGTGGCAGATCATTCAAATACAAAGCAAAAAGAATGGGACCGAGATGACTTCCCTGCGGAACACCAGATTTAACATATATCCGCTTCGACTCACAACCCCTAAATAAAACCCTTTGTGACCTTCCAGAAAGATATGAAGATATCCAACTCAATAACCCCGGCGGAAAGCCAATCAAGTCAAGTTTATACGTAAGGATACCATGATTAACCGTGTCAAACGCCTTGCTGAAATCCGTAAATATGACATCCGTTTGGCACCCGAGAGAAAAGTTCCTAAACACATGAGTCGAGAACTCCAACAGATTAGTCACTGTCGATCTATTCCTCGTAAAACCATGTTGACTAACCGAGACCACTGACTGAAGTTGCCGAACAAGCCTATCAGTTACCAGTTTCTCAAACAGCTTCGGTATCGCACTCAACTTCGCTATGCACCTGTAGTTCCGAACGTCGAATATACTACCATTCTTATGAAGAGGGACAATAAAACTCTCCTTCCAAACAGAAGGAAAATGACCACTAGCCAGAGAATAATTGAAGAGGTCAGTCAGAGGAATATATAACGCACATGCGCAATGCCTCAACACCGCAGAGGGCACACCATCAGGTCCAGGAGAGTAATTAGATTTCAACGACTTCAAACCTTTGAGAACTTCATCATAGGAAAGTCTGATAGAAGAGACAATATCGTATGACTGAATATAAAAGGGATATTCCAACATAGCAGCTGGGGAATCAACATATGTTCCCTGAAAGAAATCCGCGAATAAATCCGAAATAGTCCGAGAATCAGAAGCCTCAATATCATTGAACCTCATAAAGACGGGAAAACGGGTCCCACGCTTAGAATTCACAAAATTGTAAAACCCCCTAGGATTCGCCTTTAAATCATATCTCATTCGCTGTAAGTAATCAGCATAACACCTATTATTCATCTGATTAAATCGGTACCTCGCATCTACATACCTAACATAATTCAAAGTAGAAGCACAATTCTTGTATTTCCTAAATAGTCTATTCCTACAATTTCTAAGGCGCCGTAAATCCTTTGTGAACCAAGGTGGCCCTGATAATACTATACCCCTCCGCACCATCGGAACACACACACCGAAAAACATGATCCCAGTAAATCGTAAAAGACGGACAATTGACCATCAACAGACTGATCACAATATGTAGGCCACCTAGTATTGAGCAGCCTCTCAGAAAGTAAGCCAAAGTCCGTATTCCTGAAAGAAAACCTTGAACCATGAGTCCCACCATCCGTACGCGAAACTACCATATCAGTGAATTCAAATGACACATGCAACGTCGGATGATAGCCATCCTCAGGAGTAACATAGGGAGCAGTACGCGACACACTCACATCAAAACAGTTGCAAAATACCAGATCAAGTAACCTACCATTATTATTGCGAATCTCATTAACCTGACGTAAACCAAACTCAAATAAAGAATCAAAGAAAGACCCCAATGCACCTAAAGACGATGGGATCAAGTCACCAGACTCCGAACACGTATCCCACAAAATACCCGGCATATTAAAGTCACCAAGAACCAAAATGATATCGCTCAATGACGCCATTCCATAAACATAACCGATCAATCTGAGATGACTCTCATAAATCTCAATACCTGAATTCGGAGGAACATAAGAGCACGTAACAAAAACCGTCCTACCATGATGCACCAAACGAACACATAGAAACTCAATTCCCGCCGGAATATCAACCTCGCATAAAGACGACGAAATCGTACAACGAACCGCAATGGATATCCCACCCCCTCTACGCAATGTTCTATCATGTCTATAGAGAAGAAAATCGCTACAGAATACCTCACCATCTAGTACATCAGGCCTAAGCCACGTCTCTTTCTTCttcttcaaccgtcgaactgaacggacgtgttttttaatagcggagtatttcatcgtaataagtacttattacgaatttcacgtgtggtggaaataataaaccaccatgcagcgaaattcaaagtcatccactgggttgctaacttcagggcccagtggacgggtaacgactgaagttataaatttgggcatcgaccaagagtcaggcccaattagtcgacctgtagacgggtcgactggcggtgacactttggcaagtcgaaccttttctaaggtgacgacatcaaaaggaggcaatccctctcgaaagagattcaaggaacgaagaaatgctttgtttatcctaaagaaattaggatcagtcgacccaagcacgttgtcggctaagcaaagcgattccttaaaatgggctcaaggagttcttgaagctggaaaaagggaacgatcagcggatgagctgccatcctctaaacgggatcaaagatcgtttgcctcagttgcaaaagacagccttgtgatggctattattaataaaggagcattggacggtatgattccaaggcaaaaatggggggaaattgagaacgcgatgtctggtgtctactcagaggtgcgaaaaaagtttcccggaccaagtcctcgacggcaagatgctggatggtatcaaggacgatataagttaatagcttttgcagaccagaggtctatggattgctttaaagctgcattgatgctaattggtgaagtttgggaaggagccgctttggagttagtcgataaaaaagacataccggctaaacctagag
Encoded here:
- the LOC142239811 gene encoding uncharacterized protein LOC142239811, translated to MASLSDIILVLGDFNMPGILWDTCSESGDLIPSSLGALGSFFDSLFEFGLRQVNEIRNNNGRLLDLVFCNCFDVSVSRTAPYVTPEDGYHPTLHVSFEFTDMVVSRTDGGTHGSRFSFRNTDFGLLSERLLNTRWPTYCDQSVDGQLSVFYDLLGSCFSRMRYDLKANPRGFYNFVNSKRGTRFPVFMRFNDIEASDSRTISDLFADFFQGTYVDSPAAMLEYPFYIQSYDIVSSIRLSYDEVLKGLKSLKSNYSPGPDGVPSAVLRHCACALYIPLTDLFNYSLASGHFPSVWKESFIVPLHKNGSIFDVRNYRILMYADDVKLFASVSSDVDSARLQGDFDRLINWCVVNCMTLNRGKCKSMTFSRRCALSTDYHIDDYYLEKVSCFKDLGVCLDTKLNFNYHIDSCVGKAMSVLGFIKRWSKEFDDPYLGSRQCKGIFCWGLGWGDVTELPPYVNRLRLIDLPTLERRRRMLDILFIVKLVNGMIDSDFLIGHLNFVVPSRPMRHFLPLRLPLFKYNYEANSPLNRLIIEFNHSFNLFSLTDSISCIKRAIMD